In the genome of Marinomonas algicola, the window TGTCGGTACGGGGCCTGTGAAAGGGTTTGCGGTAACCTTGTCGTTAGGTATTTTGACGTCTATGTTTACAGCGATCGTAGTGACGCGTGCACAAATTAATTTAGTGTACGGTGGGCGCAAAAATAAGCGCCTGTACATTTAAGGGGATGATATGAAGGTATCTACTATTCCGTTTATGGCAATGAGAAAAATTGTTGCTGCTGTCTCTCTTTTACTTATTGTTGCGTCCATTATTTCGTTGTCTACGAAGGGCTTGGAATTTGGATTGGACTTCACTGGCGGCACTTTAGTTGAAGTCGCCTATGACGTTGCCCCAGATTTGGATCAAGTGCGCTCTTCTCTAGCCGAAAATGGTTATGATGATGTTGTTGTGCAAAACTTTGGCTCTTCGACTGATGTTGTTGTTCGTCTTTCCAATGTATTCACTCCAACATTGGGTGATGAAGTTTTATTGGCGTTACAACAAGAAAATTCAGGTGTTGAGTTAATGAGGTCTGAATTTGTCGGAGCGCAAGTTGGGGAAGAGTTGAGGGAACAGGGAGGACTTGGAATGCTGTTGGCATTGTCAATTGTGATGATGTATGTAGCGGTTCGTTTCCAGTTTAAGTTCTCTGTTGCTTCTGTTGCGGCATTGGCACACGATGTAATCATTACCTTAGGCGTGTTTTCAGTGCTGGGTATGGAGTTTGATCTTACCGTGTTGGCAGCGTTGCTTGCGGTTGTTGGTTATTCGCTTAACGATACTATCGTTGTTTGTGATCGAATTCGTGAAAACTTCCGTATTATGCGTGAAATTGAAACGGTAGATTTGATTAATGTTTCAATTAATCAAACGTTGGGCAGAACCTTGATAACGTCTTTGACAACAATGTTTACCTTATTGGTGTTGTTTTTCTTTGGCGGTGAAGCGATTCATAGTTTTGCCTTTGCTCTCTTGGTCGGGGTTATTATAGGTACGTATTCGTCTGTTTTTGTTGCGGCAAACCTTTTGATTGCGCAAAACTTGACGAGGGATGATCTAATTCCGCCACCTAAAGAAGAATTCGAAGATGAGATGCCTTAATTAACGGTAAATGGTTTTAGAGTGATAAAAACCGCACTAATTTGAATTAGTGCGGTTTTTTTGTTTTTCGACAGCTTTTTGAGAGTAGTAACGCTGGTGGAAGGTTATATTGTTGTGGTTCCTAACTGCATGCCCATGCTTGTTGGTGTGTCGGCAGCAAGTGATGCCTCCCAGTTAATGGCGTCTTTACCAAATAATACTATGGCAGTAGAGCCTAGTTTAAAGCGTCCCATTTCCTCGCCTTTTTTCAGGTTTACTTGGTTTAGCTGATCGTAATCCCAGGTCATAACGTGTTTGCTAAAAGGAGTGACTTGACCGGCCCAAATTGTTTCAATGCTGGCTACAATCATGGCTCCTACAAGAATGACTGCCATAGGGCCTGCTTCTGTGTCAAAAAGACAGACGGTACGCTCGTTTTTAGCAAAAACGGATGGGATTTGCTCTGCTGTGACCTTATTAACCGAGAACAATTTTCCAGGAATATGGATCATTTTGATCAGTTTGCCGTCTAGTGGCATATGGACTCTATGATAGTCTTTTGGGGATAAATAGATGGTTGCAAATTTGCCACCTAAAAACCGATTTGATAGGTCTGCATCGCCGCCTAAAAGTGTAGTGAGGCTGTATGAGTGACCTTTCGCTTGCATAATAGTGCCGTATTCAATGTCGCCAATTTGGCTGACTGCGCCATCTGCTGGGCATGCAATGGCATTCTTTTCTTCAGTGATGGGTCTCAGCTCTGGTTTTATTGCTCTAGTAAAAAAATCATTAAAATTGCGATAGGCAAAAGGGTTGTTTTCAATCGCTTCAGACATGTCTACTTTGTACTTGCTTACGAAGTGTTTAATAAAAGTATCTTTTACAAAATCAGTCTCGCATTCCGCAATGCGTCCTATGCATCGAGAAAGTAGTTTCTGCGGAGTAATGTGTTGTGCAAATGCAAAAAGTTGATCTTTATTCACGAGAAAATCCTGTTGGTAGTGTTTGTGTTAGGCTTTAGCAAGGGCTTTGCTTAGTGTCAAAATGATGGTTTTAAATGTGGTGTAGTCGTTATCGTTGAACGTTGAACGAGTATCAAGCCATATTATGAAAGAGCTTCCCAGTTTTTGAGGGCATGAGCCTATAAATAGATGGCCTCTTTCGTCCAGAATCTGTTGGGCTGAAAGCGGGAATTTAGCTATTGTTGTTTTTAGCTTTGGGCTTGGTAAGTTTGAAACGCTCTGCTTTTGGGCTAAATGCGATAAAACGGCTGATGGCGAGTTCCAGTCAATTTTTTTAAGCACATCTAAGTCATAGCCAAATTGCAGTGCAGGCGCTATTTTGTTTGAAGGGTGTTTTGATACTAATACTAGTGCATGCTGAGCATTTGGGATAACGATCTTTATTGTCTTTAGTGCTTCTCTAATGAGTTCTTTTTTGTCTCCAGTGTAGTTCTTATACAGCTCACCAATGATTTTGCTTGGTTGCTGAGGAGGAGATGGTTGAGCTGGGTGCCTTTGAATCTCTTTAGATACATAGAGTGTTGGAGATAGCAACTGACATGCAATTGGTATTTTATCTGAGTGGTTGTAAAGTTGGGCTGCTTCAACAGCTGCATAATGCGTGGCTTGTATGACTTTTCCTTGTTTGCAGTGCAATACGCATGAAATGACTTGGTAATACAAGTTTATGTTTTTCGTTCCCCAGTTCATGTTGTTTGCCATATGAGCGACTTTTGTTGCGCAAAATGCTAACAAAAGAGGGCTGTTGGCTAAAATTGTGAGTCTCCGGTCTTCGGTGTAACCTGGCATTTCATCAGGATCTGATGCCAAAGAGGCGAGGCTTTGAAGTTCTTTTGGGTTGGGGATATGGTCTGTTAAAAATGAGTTGATAATGATGTGTGGGATTTGCCAAATTTGAAATACCTTTACAGCTAACTCATCCAGTCGGCAGCCAATTGATGATTCTTCGGCGGCTTTAAGGGTTTTGCCATCTTTTAATAGTTTTACCATTAAACTCATTTTGGGTTCAGCATAAAACCACATCATCCATCTAATGGCGTCTCTAAAAAAGGTGACCCAAAAAATATCTTCAGAGTTGTTTATGCGCTTTTCTATGGCCCACCTTTTGGCTATTGATGCGGCTTCATAACTAATTTGAACTTGCCTAAGAAAGTGTTGATGAGCAGGGTCTTTGGCTGAATATTTACATGGCTCTAGTTTGTTGAGTACTTTTGACAGTCCGTCCATGCCTACCATTGACGCGGCATGGTTGGGTGTTTTTATGTCGGCTCGCTTATTTGAAACAACTTTATTGGCTTCTGATAAAATAGTGAACGCTAAAAAGGGCTCTGAAGAAATATTGCTTTGAAGTTTATCAAGTGTTTCATCAGGCGATTTCACTTGTTTTTTAAGGCGCGAATAATTGCCAGCACTGACTGGTAGTTTTTTGCTTTGTAAAAAAGTTAGCCATTCTTCTAGGCCAAAGGGTGACTTGTCGCTCATAGCTGGTTACATTAATGGCTCAAAATAAATTTACTAGGGTCATTATGATTTTTTATCATGATGCCAGTTATCATACTGTATTATCTTGATAGAGCATACACCGGAAAGCTTAGGGATTAAAATATATGTTTGCAATTTTGGGAATGTTGGTTGTTATAGTCAGTGTGGTTACTGGTTATCTAGCGTCGCATGGGAATCTTTTGGCTTTGTGGCAGCCTTTTGAGGTCTTGATTATTTGTGGTGCTGCATTGGGTGCGTTTATGACCGCTAATCCGCTCTCTCTTCAGAAGCGAGTGTTCAAAATGTTGCCTCGGATTGTCTTAGGAAGTCGTCATAATAAAGGTTTTTATTTGCAATTGTTGACTTTGACTTATTGTCTGTTTCAGAAAAGTCGCCAAAATGGATTTCTGGCAATAGAAGAGGATATTGAAAACCCTTTCAGTAGTGAATTGTTCATGGGTTTTCCTGATGTTCTTCGAGATCATGAAGTGGTGAACTTTCTTACTGACAATTACAGGGTTTTTGCTTTGACTGGTTTAGCTAGCTATGAGATTGATGCAATTATGGACGCTGAGATCGAGCAGATGGAGGAGGAATTGTTGGCTCCCTCTCATGCTGTCAATAAAGTTGCGGAGGCTCTGCCTGGTTTTGGGATTGTCGCGGCTGTATTGGGTATCGTCATAACCATGGGGTCTATAGGTGGGCCAATGGAGGAAATTGGGGCTCACGTTGCCGCGGCCCTAGTTGGTACTTTCTTAGGGGTCTTTTTTGCTTATGGTTTTGTTGGGCCTGTATCATCTCATTTGGAAAGTTTGGGGCAGCATGAGGTGAAGGCGTTATTATGTCTTAAGGCTTGTTTAGTCTCTTCTGTTGCTGGTTACGCTCCTCCGGTTGCGGTTGAAACCGGGCGCAAATTGCTGCCAGCGGATTTAAGGCCAAACTTTTCTGAGCTATCGGATTATCTTAAGCAATATAGATAAGTTAACGTTTAAGGATGTTGTTGGGCAAATATCATGAATGAATCTGAAAACTTAGTCATACGTCGCGTAAAAAAAGTAAAAAAACATGGTGCTCATGGTGGGGCTTGGAAGATTGCTTTAGCGGATTTTGCATTGGCTATGATGGCTTTCTTTTTGGTTTTATGGATTATTAATGTATCTTCACCAGAAGAGTTGGCTGTGATAGAGGGGTATTTTAATGATCCGTTAGGTCCTGCTACGGCGGGATTTAGTGCGAACCCTATTGATTTGGGGGGGAGTCCAGCCGTGAGCATTGAGCGTAAGTTGCAATTGGATTTAACTGAGCAGGGCAGTACGCAAGAGCCAACTAAAGACGATAAAATTGGATCTGGAAATAATGGCGAAAAATTAGAAAAATTAAGTGGAATGGCTGATGAAACTTTAGAGAAATTAAATCAAATTGAAGAATCTGAAAAAAATGTCAAATTAGAAATAACGCCAGAAGGCGTTCGAGTCACTATTTTAGATGATCCAGAAAAGCCTATGTTTGAAAAAGGCAGTGATCGGATGTTGCCCGATGTGGAAAATCTGCTGTTAAGCATGGGTGGGATTATTAAGATGATTGATAACTCAATTGTGATTTCTGGGCATACAGACTCTTCTCCTTTTGGTGGGGGGGAATTAAATAATTGGGACCTCTCTTCGAAACGTGCTAACTCTGCAAGGCGTATTATGGAAGAGAGTGGTGTGGGTGGGTTAAGGATTGCGCAAGTTATCGGTTTGGCGGATAGTATTCCATACGATCAATTCAATTTAGAAAGCCCTCAAAATCGAAGAATCACGATTACTATATTGAATGATGATTCCTATCAAGAGCTAATTGAAAGGAATCGTAAGCGTTTTGGTTTTGATGTTTTTGAGCAGCATATTAAACTGGATCCTGAGTCTGTGTTTTGATGCTCGGCTTCATTATTTCCTAAATATTTTCAACTATGGACTGTTTGATTCTAAGGTAGCTTTTGAATCGTTTTTCACTGATTTTATTTTGGTTAAGCGCGGTTAAAATGGCGCACCCAGGTTCTTTTTCATGTGAGCAGTCTCTAAAGCGGCAGTAGCCAAGGTGTTCCCTAAATTCAACGAAGCCATTTAGCAGCTGATCTTCGGTAATATGCCACAAACCGAATTCTCTTATTCCTGGTGAGTCTATTAAATCACCCCCCATCGGAATGTGAAATAATCTCGCTGTGGTGGTTGTGTGTGTGCCCTTTTTTCTTTTGGTTGATAGTTCACCGACTGTAATATCAACTCCAGGTAATAGCTCATTGATTAAAGAGCTTTTTCCTACGCCAGATTGGCCGACAAAGACACTGGTTTTTTGCTTTAAAAAAGAATAAAGATTTGCCATTCCATTTTGGTTTTGAGTGGATGTTCTTATTATTTGGTAGCCAAGCTCCTCATAGGTGGTAAGCAATTTGTTGAGGTTTTCTCTGTTTTCTTCGTTAATCAAGTCGGTTTTATTAAGGAGAATGACTGGTGGGATACCAACGGTCTCAGCGGCGACTAAGTAACGGTCAATCAGGTTGGCGTGCGCAATAGGTTCTGCTGCGACAACAATAATAATATGATCGATGTTTGCTGCAACAGGTTTTAATCGCCCATGAATGTCAGGTCTTGAGAGTGAGTTATGGCGATCAAGAGTAGCAACAACAACGCCACCTTCGGCTTTCTGAGGGCGCCATACGACGCGGTCTCCTGTTACTAGCTGGCCAAGGTTTGCACGCAAGTTGCATTTTGTAAGTACTCCTTCGTACGGAGGTGTAATGCCTTCCACTTCTACTTGGGTTCCAAAGTGAGATAAGATTAATCCTTCAACTTCTGGCCCAAGATCAGATGATTGCAGAACTTCTTCTGCTCGATCAGCCCTTTTGTTGACTCGTTCTGAGCGTTCTTTGTGTATTTTTTCAATACGCCAAGCTTGATGTTTTGTAAGTTTTCTTTTTGACATTGATTTCATTGGTCCATTATTTTGTGGCATAGAGTATAATGCTTAGCAACTATAATAAAGGATTAGGCAATAATGAGTTTAAACAAAGATAACCTTATTTGGATTGACTTGGAAATGACAGGTCTGGATCCTGATGTAAATACGATCATTGAGATCGCTACTATTGTAACTGATAAGGACTTAAATGTACTTGCAGAAGGTCCAAGTTTGGCCGTTCATCAGGCAAAAGAAGTGATGGATGCAATGGATGATTGGTGTACTCAACATCATGGTGATTCTGGTCTGACAGCACGAGTGCTTGCAAGTACAGTTGATATGACGGAGGCACAACGTAAAACAATAGAATTTTTGTCTGATTTTGTTCCCGCGGGCGCGTCACCAATTTGTGGCAATAGTGTTGGCCAAGATAGGCGTTTTTTATGGAAATATATGCCTGAACTGGAAGCTTACTTTCATTATCGTTACCTTGATGTTAGCACAATTAAAGAACTTGCTCGTCGCTGGCAACCGGAGATCTTGGACGCGTTTAAAAAGAAAGGTGCTCATTTGGCGATGGATGATATCAAAGAATCGATAGATGAGTTGAAGCATTATCGTGAGACTTTTTTTAAATGATAGGTGATAGGTGATAGGTTGACATAAAACTATTGATTAAGGCCCTGAAAAGTCTTTGTAAATAAGGTGTTAATGGATGAATGTCTTTGGATAGAATTCAAATAAGTAAAACGCTGTCTGTTCTGATTTGGTGCTTCTAAATGAAAAATGAAAAAATAGTATATGGTGAAGAAGCAATGGAGCGCTTTGGTGGTTCTCTGTTTACGTCGCTTTCAACCCTGAAGTCTGTGCACTTCGATGGTGATTTAGGCATGGGTAAAACAACCCTTGTTCGTGGTGTTTTGAAAGGCGGTGGTTACAATGGCCCTGTAAAAAGTCCTACCTATACTTTGGTTGAGCCATATGATGTTGGTGATTTTCAGGTTTTTCATTTTGACTTATATCGACTTCTTGATCCTGAGGAGTTGGAGTACATGGGCATAAGGGACTATTTTGAAGAAAAGTCACTTTGTTTGATTGAATGGCCAGACAAAGGTAAAGGAATTCTTCCTGAAGCGGATTTGGTTATTCGACTGTCTCTTGAGGGTGATGGAAGGCGTGTTTCTCTTGAGCCACTTTCTGTTGCAGGGGTAGAAGCGGTAACTCTTTTACAAGGGGTTATGTCATCCGAATGATGTGGCGGGAATTGGTTTTGGTTGAGCTCTTTGGATGTCGCCGCTATAGTGAATGTATTATTAACTCTAGCTGTATGATATGAATGTAGATTTTAGTTTCACAACACCGTTTTATGTGTTTTTTTGTTTTGTCGGTTTTCTTTTTAGTGGAGAGTCTTTTGCCGTCGAGGTAAAAGACATTCGTATAGCACAACAAGAAGGAGAAACTCGGCTTGTTTTTGAGTTAGATAAGTCGACAGATCATCGTTTATTTTCATTGTCTAATCCAGATCGTGTTGTTTTGGATATCTCGGGATCTACCTTTCCGGCCTCTTCTCAAGAGGCGTTAAAATCACTGCCTTCTGGCGTATTAAAGAAAGTACGTTTTGCGCAACGTGACAATGGAACGCGTTTTGTCTTAGATTTATCTAAAGCAGTAAAGTCTAAAAGCTCTACTTTGTCTGCTTCGGGGAAGTTTGGCCCTCGGATATTGGTTGAGCTGGAGTATGGTCCGACTAAGAAAGCGCCCCCTGTTGTGTCGAAAAGCTTATCAAGTTTAGCGGCTATAAAAAGAGATGTCGTGATAGTTATTGATGCTGGTCACGGAGGCAAGGACCCTGGTGCAATTGGCAAATATAAGGTGCGTGAAAAAGATATCGTGCTTTCAATTGCGAAAGAATTGGCGAAAAATCTCTCTGCCCTGGAGGGTTTTAAGCCGGTTCTAACGCGTTCGTCGGATGTCTATTTGCCTTTGCGGGATCGATCTCAGGTAGCGCGTAATGCGAATGCGGATTTATTGATTTCTATTCATGCAGATGCATTTACTAAATCAAGCGCTAGAGGGGCTTCTGTTTGGGCGCTGTCTTTGAGCGGTAAAACTAGTGAAATGGGTCGCTGGTTGGCAGAGCAGGAACAGTCTTCCGAGTTGGTGGGAGGGATTTCACTTGATGATAAAGATCAATTATTGGCTGAAGTGCTTTTGGATATGTCGATGAATTCAACCATTCAGTTTAGTTTAAATATCGGTTCGAGTGTGTTGGGTGAAATGGGGCGTGTGGCAAAATTACATAAAAGCACTGTGCAGCAAGCAGGGTTCGTGGTTTTAAAATCTCCCGATATTCCGTCTATTTTAATTGAAACGGGCTTTGTATCCAATGCGACCGAAGCGAAGAATTTAGGTAGTTATGCATACCGTAAAAAATTAGCATCTGCTATTGCTAAAGGGGTGAAAGCCTCCTTTATGAAAAACCCTCCAGAAGGAACGTTACTTGCCTGGAAGCAAAATCAGACGAGATCCACTATATATACTGTCACTAAGGGAGACACGCTTTCTGAAATTGCAAAGAAAAACAGTGTTTCTTTGAGTCGATTAAGAGGGGTTAATAGCCTCAAAAATGATGTTATTTGGATTGGCCAAAAACTTCGTATCCCGTCTAGTTAAATTATCAAGCTGTTCATATTGTTATAGGTTTTTATATGCAAAGAATACACCTTCTGAGCCCAAGGCTTGCTAACCAAATTGCGGCGGGAGAGGTTGTAGAGCGTCCAGCCTCGGTCGTGAAAGAATTGTTGGAAAATAGTTTGGATGCAGGTGCCACTCAGCTTGATATAGAGGTTGAGCAAGGTGGTGTTCGCCAAATAAAAATTCGTGACAATGGCGTTGGTATTGAAAAAGAGGATTTGGCGTTGGCCTTAAGTCGCCATGCTACGAGTAAAATTTTGACCTTGGATGATCTTGAGTCGGTAAGGACGCTTGGTTTTAGGGGGGAAGCATTAGCGAGTATAAGTTCTGTATCAAGGTTGCTTTTAACCTCTAAGTTTGCTGATAGTGATGAGGCGTGGAGGGTTGAGGCTGAAGGTAAAGATATGGCGACCGCGGTTAAGCCAGCTTCTCATTTACCAGGTACGACAATAGAGGTAAGGGATTTATTTTTCAACACACCTGCAAGACGGAAATTTTTAAGAACGGAAAAAACGGAATTTTCTCATTTAGAAGAAGTGGTTAAACGGCTGGCTTTAAGTCGTTACGATGTTGGTTTTCGGTTAAGCAATAATGGTAAGCAAGTGTATGATTTACGAGCCGTCGCTGATCAAATGAGTGCAGAGCATAGGCTTGCTTCATTGTTGGGTAAAAAATTTATCGAAAATGCATTAACATTAGATGTTGAGGCGGCTGGGTTAAGGCTTTGGGGATGGATAGGTTTGCCTACTTTTTCAAGGTCTCAGGCTGATTTGCAATACTTTTTTGTAAACGGTCGTGTGGTGAAAGATAAATTAGTCGCTCATGCGGTGCGTCAGGCGTATCGTGATGTACTTTATAATGGTCGTCATCCAACGTTTGTACTTTATTTGGAGTTAGATCCTGCGACAGTGGATGTTAATGTTCATCCAACAAAGCATGAAGTTCGTTTTAGGGATGGCCGTTTAGTGCATGACTTCTTGTTTAGCAAAATTCATAAGGTACTAGCCGATGTGCGTCCCGAGTCTGACGGGGGAGGTGCTCAGGTTGAGCTTAATGCAAGCCAGGCTGTGCCACTTGTGAGTGATATAAGAGAGCAGTCTAATTTGTCACTGCATCCACAATCTTCGCCTGAACTGTCTTCATCAGATAGTGTGAGTTCTGAGCTTGGTTCAGTGTTTGATAAGACTTGGGTTAATCCTAGTGAGGTAAAAAACCAGCTTTCAGCCGTTAGTGATTTGACCCAATTTGCTGGTGCTGTGGGTGGTATAAATACGGCTCATGAGTATGTCAATCCAGAAACTGGTGAAATTAGTGCATCTGTCAATGCAAATAAAATCAGTGAGGGAGTATCCGTAATCCCGCCTTTGGGTTTTGCCGTGGCTCAGCTTCATGGTGTGTATATTTTGTCTGAAAGTGCTTCTGGGCTTATTGTTGTTGATATGCATGCAGCGCACGAGCGAATACTTTATGAGCGTATGAAAAATGCGTTTTATCAAAACTCAATTGTTTCTCAGCCATTATTGGTGCCTATAAATGTGTCTGTTTCTCAAAGTGAGGCGGATATAGTTGAAAGTGATGGTGCTGTTTTTCGGCGATTCGGCTTTGTTGTTGAGCGAACTGGTCTTGAAAGTGTTATGGTTCGAGAGGTGCCTGTCGTGTTGATTCAGTCAAATATTGAGAGTCTTGTGAGAGATGTGATTAGTGATTTAAATGAAAATGGTGGATCGGACCTGTTAGAAGCGAGAGCGAATGAACTAATGTCATCCATGGCGTGTCATGGGTCGGTAAGGGCAAACAGAAAGTTAACAGTTACCGAGATGAATAGCTTGCTACGCGATATGGAGATTACGGAGCGAAGTGGACAGTGTAATCATGGGCGTCCTACTTGGACTCAGTTGAGTATGTCTGACTTAGATAGATTGTTTTTGCGAGGTCGTTAGTGAAAAAGCCTGTTGTTGTTTGTTTGATGGGGCCAACAGCCTCCGGTAAAACGGGTCTTGCTGTGGAGCTCGTACGAAATCATAATTGTTCTATCATTAGTGTTGATTCTGCCCTGGTGTATCGCGGAATGGATATAGGTACAGCTAAGCCAGACGCTGAAATGTTAAAGGTAGCACCTCATCGCCTTATCGATATTATTGATCCGAGCGAGTCTTACTCGGCAGCGGACTTTTTGGCTGATGTTAAGGGTGAAGTGGCCGACGTTGTATCTGAAGGTAGAGTTCCTCTTCTTGTTGGTGGGACTATGATGTATTTCAATGCCTTGAAAAAGGGGTTGGCAGTCATGCCTCAGGCCAGTCAAGAGGTTAGGCAAAAAATTGAAGAGGACGCAAGGTGTCGTGGTTGGGAAGGTGTTCACTCGGATTTGGCTAAAATTGACCCTGTTTCGGCATCAAGGATTCATCCTAATGACCCTCAACGATTGCAGCGAGCTTTGGAGGTCTTTCTTATTAGTGGTAAAACGATGACTGAATTTTGGGCTGAACAGGCTAGGCAAACTTTACCATTTGACATGATTGATATTGCGGTTATGCCTCAGGAGCGAAGCGTTCTCCATGGGCGTATAAAAGAGCGTTTTGATATCATGATGCGAGAAGGTTTTCTCGATGAAGTTGCAATGTTGCGTGCTCGGGGGGACTTGCATATTGACTTGCCATCGATACGGTGTGTCGGGTATAGGCAGTTATGGCAGTATTTAGATGGGCAAGATTCTCTAATTGATGCTATAGATAAAGGGGTAATTGCAACTAGGCAATTGGCGAAACGTCAAATTACTTGGTTGAGAGGATGGGAAAATCTTCAAGTGTTTGATAGTTTATCGAAAGATCTTGCTGGTGAGGCCTTGAAATACATCGAAAGCAGGATTATATAGGGAAATAGAAAAAGAAATCGTGTACTATCTATAATATTGTTTTAATGGGTAAATAATTTTTTTTTGCCTGTATTTTTGCTTATTTAAGGAGATTCAAATGTCAAAAGGGCAATCACTACAAGACCCTTATCTTAACGTTCTACGTAAAGAAAGAGTACCTGTTTCTATTTTCTTGGTGAATGGAATTAAATTACAAGGTCAAATTGAGTCTTTTGATCAATTTGTGATTTTGTTAAAAAACACAGTAAGTCAAATGGTGTATAAGCATGCCATTTCCACTGTTGTTCCATCTCGTACAATTCGTATCCCGTCTCCTGATTCTCCAGAAGACGCAATTGAATAGCCTGCTTATTAAGGGCTAGTATAGGAAGATTAATTTGTTTTTCGAACGCCCAGATAGTGGTGATCTAGCTGTTTTGGTTCATATAGACTTCAATGATCCATTGAATTCGTATGGACCAGAAGAGTGTGTGGAACTTGCAATATCAGCTGGTGCTGATCCTGTTGCTGTTGTGACGGGTTCTCGTCAGAAGCCAGACCCTAGGTATTTTGTTGGTACTGGTAAGCTTGATGAAATCATGGACATTGTTGTTCGTGAAGAAGCGCAGGTCGTGATTTTTGATCACTCATTAACGCCGTCCCAAGAGCGTAATCTTGAAGGATTTCTTAATTGTCGAGTTCTTGATAGAA includes:
- a CDS encoding N-acetylmuramoyl-L-alanine amidase, with the translated sequence MNVDFSFTTPFYVFFCFVGFLFSGESFAVEVKDIRIAQQEGETRLVFELDKSTDHRLFSLSNPDRVVLDISGSTFPASSQEALKSLPSGVLKKVRFAQRDNGTRFVLDLSKAVKSKSSTLSASGKFGPRILVELEYGPTKKAPPVVSKSLSSLAAIKRDVVIVIDAGHGGKDPGAIGKYKVREKDIVLSIAKELAKNLSALEGFKPVLTRSSDVYLPLRDRSQVARNANADLLISIHADAFTKSSARGASVWALSLSGKTSEMGRWLAEQEQSSELVGGISLDDKDQLLAEVLLDMSMNSTIQFSLNIGSSVLGEMGRVAKLHKSTVQQAGFVVLKSPDIPSILIETGFVSNATEAKNLGSYAYRKKLASAIAKGVKASFMKNPPEGTLLAWKQNQTRSTIYTVTKGDTLSEIAKKNSVSLSRLRGVNSLKNDVIWIGQKLRIPSS
- the mutL gene encoding DNA mismatch repair endonuclease MutL, which encodes MQRIHLLSPRLANQIAAGEVVERPASVVKELLENSLDAGATQLDIEVEQGGVRQIKIRDNGVGIEKEDLALALSRHATSKILTLDDLESVRTLGFRGEALASISSVSRLLLTSKFADSDEAWRVEAEGKDMATAVKPASHLPGTTIEVRDLFFNTPARRKFLRTEKTEFSHLEEVVKRLALSRYDVGFRLSNNGKQVYDLRAVADQMSAEHRLASLLGKKFIENALTLDVEAAGLRLWGWIGLPTFSRSQADLQYFFVNGRVVKDKLVAHAVRQAYRDVLYNGRHPTFVLYLELDPATVDVNVHPTKHEVRFRDGRLVHDFLFSKIHKVLADVRPESDGGGAQVELNASQAVPLVSDIREQSNLSLHPQSSPELSSSDSVSSELGSVFDKTWVNPSEVKNQLSAVSDLTQFAGAVGGINTAHEYVNPETGEISASVNANKISEGVSVIPPLGFAVAQLHGVYILSESASGLIVVDMHAAHERILYERMKNAFYQNSIVSQPLLVPINVSVSQSEADIVESDGAVFRRFGFVVERTGLESVMVREVPVVLIQSNIESLVRDVISDLNENGGSDLLEARANELMSSMACHGSVRANRKLTVTEMNSLLRDMEITERSGQCNHGRPTWTQLSMSDLDRLFLRGR
- the hfq gene encoding RNA chaperone Hfq; the protein is MSKGQSLQDPYLNVLRKERVPVSIFLVNGIKLQGQIESFDQFVILLKNTVSQMVYKHAISTVVPSRTIRIPSPDSPEDAIE
- the miaA gene encoding tRNA (adenosine(37)-N6)-dimethylallyltransferase MiaA; this encodes MKKPVVVCLMGPTASGKTGLAVELVRNHNCSIISVDSALVYRGMDIGTAKPDAEMLKVAPHRLIDIIDPSESYSAADFLADVKGEVADVVSEGRVPLLVGGTMMYFNALKKGLAVMPQASQEVRQKIEEDARCRGWEGVHSDLAKIDPVSASRIHPNDPQRLQRALEVFLISGKTMTEFWAEQARQTLPFDMIDIAVMPQERSVLHGRIKERFDIMMREGFLDEVAMLRARGDLHIDLPSIRCVGYRQLWQYLDGQDSLIDAIDKGVIATRQLAKRQITWLRGWENLQVFDSLSKDLAGEALKYIESRII